Proteins encoded by one window of Cloeon dipterum chromosome 2, ieCloDipt1.1, whole genome shotgun sequence:
- the LOC135935803 gene encoding facilitated trehalose transporter Tret1-like isoform X1 encodes MGSSYKEINMTLSAGAQQAPKDPDKTLCHFEEQRPLSVAEESDTSSASGDIPVGQMLPQVMAAISVSLGSMIVGFASGYTAPALVKMQEDNATLTITTEDESWIVSLMPLAGLVGGIAGGPMIEHIGRRSTILGTALPFIISFLVIAFAQNVLMVKIGRALGGFCVGIASLCLPVYLGETVQPEVRGTLGLLPTALGNIGILVCYVAGKYLSWSNLAIMGACLPIPFTIGMCLIPETPRYLISKDRTSAAKKALQWLRGPDYDITSEYSEIERSHASTQKDEPRLIDLFTKGNLRPLSISVGLMFFQQLSGINAVIFYTVSIFRMAGSSVDDNLAAIIVGVVNFGSTFVATILIDRLGRKVLLYISGTTMAITLCGLAVFFYIKPSLDEELLELLGLLPLICFALFVIGFSLGFGPIPWLMMGEVLPAKVRGTAASVATAVNWSCTFLVTKTFPFLVDVAGIHGAFSLFGGMCVLSLVFVRFWVPETRGRSLEDIEKSLTGRRVRRMSSIANLKPLPFGA; translated from the exons ATGGGCTCCAGCTACAAGGAGATCAACATGACCCTGTCGGCCGGGGCGCAGCAGGCCCCCAAGGACCCCGACAAGACGCTATGCCACTTCGAGGAGCAGCGTCCGCTCAGCGTGGCCGAGGAGTCGGACACCTCGTCCGCCTCGGGCGACATCCCCGTCGGACAGATGCTGCCGCAG GTCATGGCGGCAATCTCTGTATCCCTCGGCTCCATGATCGTAGGGTTTGCGTCAGGATACACAGCGCCGGCGCTGGTTAAGATGCAGGAGGACAACGCTACGCTGACCATCACGACAGAAGAC GAATCATGGATCGTCAGCCTGATGCCGTTGGCTGGGCTTGTCGGAGGCATCGCCGGCGGGCCGATGATCGAGCACATCGGCCGACGCTCCACCATCCTCGGCACCGCCCTGCCTTTCATTATTT CCTTCCTGGTGATCGCATTTGCCCAAAACGTGCTGATGGTTAAGATTGGCCGTGCCCTGGGAGGCTTCTGCGTAGGTATCGCCTCCCTTTGCCTGCCCGTGTACCTGGGAGAAACTGTACAACCTGAGGTCAGGGGCACCCTCGGCCTCCTACCCACCGCCCTCGGAAATATCG GCATCCTCGTCTGCTACGTGGCGGGGAAGTACCTGAGCTGGTCAAATCTGGCCATCATGGGCGCCTGCCTGCCCATTCCCTTCACCATCGGAATGTGTCTCATTCCAGAAACGCCTAGATATCTCATTTCGAAAG ACAGAACAAGTGCCGCCAAGAAAGCGTTGCAGTGGCTACGCGGTCCTGACTACGACATCACAAGCGAATATTCTGAAATCGAGCGGTCCCACGCGTCCACCCAGAAGGACGAGCCGCGACTCATCGATCTGTTCACCAAGGGCAATTTGCGACCTTTGAGCATCAGCGTCGGCCTCATGTTCTTCCAGCAGCTGTCCGGCATCAACGCCGTCATTTTCTACACCGTGTCCATCTTCCGCATGGCCGGCAGCTCGGTCGACGACAACCTGGCCGCCATCATCGTCGGCGTCGTCAACTTTGGCTCCACCTTCGTGGCCACGATTCTCATCGACCGGCTCGGCAGGAAGGTTCTGCTCTACATTTCTGGCACCACCATGGCCATAACGCTGTGCGGCCTCGCCGTATTCTTCTACATCAA ACCCAGCCTGGACGAGGAACTGTTGGAGCTGCTGGGCTTGCTGCCACTGATCTGTTTCGCGCTCTTCGTGATTGGCTTCTCACTAGGCTTCGGGCCCATTCCTTGGCTGATGATGGGTGAGGTTCTGCCGGCCAAGGTGCGAGGCACGGCCGCTTCGGTGGCCACGGCCGTCAACTGGTCGTGCACCTTCCTGGTGACCAAGACGTTCCCCTTCCTGGTCGACGTGGCCGGCATCCACGGCGCATTCTCCCTCTTCGGCGGCATGTGCGTGTTGTCGCTGGTCTTCGTCAGGTTCTGGGTGCCCGAGACCAGGGGCCGCAGCCTCGAAGATATCGAGAAGAGCCTCACCGGCCGCCGCGTGCGCCGCATGAGCAGCATAGCCAACCTGAAACCTCTCCCCTTCGGCGCCTGA
- the LOC135935803 gene encoding facilitated trehalose transporter Tret1-like isoform X2, whose protein sequence is MKVLLRTDTHVDLDVPCEGPKPKCTYSQVMAAISVSLGSMIVGFASGYTAPALVKMQEDNATLTITTEDESWIVSLMPLAGLVGGIAGGPMIEHIGRRSTILGTALPFIISFLVIAFAQNVLMVKIGRALGGFCVGIASLCLPVYLGETVQPEVRGTLGLLPTALGNIGILVCYVAGKYLSWSNLAIMGACLPIPFTIGMCLIPETPRYLISKDRTSAAKKALQWLRGPDYDITSEYSEIERSHASTQKDEPRLIDLFTKGNLRPLSISVGLMFFQQLSGINAVIFYTVSIFRMAGSSVDDNLAAIIVGVVNFGSTFVATILIDRLGRKVLLYISGTTMAITLCGLAVFFYIKPSLDEELLELLGLLPLICFALFVIGFSLGFGPIPWLMMGEVLPAKVRGTAASVATAVNWSCTFLVTKTFPFLVDVAGIHGAFSLFGGMCVLSLVFVRFWVPETRGRSLEDIEKSLTGRRVRRMSSIANLKPLPFGA, encoded by the exons ATGAAGGTGCTCCTCAGGACAGACACCCACGTCGACCTCGACGTGCCCTGCGAAGGGCCCAAGCCCAAGTGCACATACAGTCAG GTCATGGCGGCAATCTCTGTATCCCTCGGCTCCATGATCGTAGGGTTTGCGTCAGGATACACAGCGCCGGCGCTGGTTAAGATGCAGGAGGACAACGCTACGCTGACCATCACGACAGAAGAC GAATCATGGATCGTCAGCCTGATGCCGTTGGCTGGGCTTGTCGGAGGCATCGCCGGCGGGCCGATGATCGAGCACATCGGCCGACGCTCCACCATCCTCGGCACCGCCCTGCCTTTCATTATTT CCTTCCTGGTGATCGCATTTGCCCAAAACGTGCTGATGGTTAAGATTGGCCGTGCCCTGGGAGGCTTCTGCGTAGGTATCGCCTCCCTTTGCCTGCCCGTGTACCTGGGAGAAACTGTACAACCTGAGGTCAGGGGCACCCTCGGCCTCCTACCCACCGCCCTCGGAAATATCG GCATCCTCGTCTGCTACGTGGCGGGGAAGTACCTGAGCTGGTCAAATCTGGCCATCATGGGCGCCTGCCTGCCCATTCCCTTCACCATCGGAATGTGTCTCATTCCAGAAACGCCTAGATATCTCATTTCGAAAG ACAGAACAAGTGCCGCCAAGAAAGCGTTGCAGTGGCTACGCGGTCCTGACTACGACATCACAAGCGAATATTCTGAAATCGAGCGGTCCCACGCGTCCACCCAGAAGGACGAGCCGCGACTCATCGATCTGTTCACCAAGGGCAATTTGCGACCTTTGAGCATCAGCGTCGGCCTCATGTTCTTCCAGCAGCTGTCCGGCATCAACGCCGTCATTTTCTACACCGTGTCCATCTTCCGCATGGCCGGCAGCTCGGTCGACGACAACCTGGCCGCCATCATCGTCGGCGTCGTCAACTTTGGCTCCACCTTCGTGGCCACGATTCTCATCGACCGGCTCGGCAGGAAGGTTCTGCTCTACATTTCTGGCACCACCATGGCCATAACGCTGTGCGGCCTCGCCGTATTCTTCTACATCAA ACCCAGCCTGGACGAGGAACTGTTGGAGCTGCTGGGCTTGCTGCCACTGATCTGTTTCGCGCTCTTCGTGATTGGCTTCTCACTAGGCTTCGGGCCCATTCCTTGGCTGATGATGGGTGAGGTTCTGCCGGCCAAGGTGCGAGGCACGGCCGCTTCGGTGGCCACGGCCGTCAACTGGTCGTGCACCTTCCTGGTGACCAAGACGTTCCCCTTCCTGGTCGACGTGGCCGGCATCCACGGCGCATTCTCCCTCTTCGGCGGCATGTGCGTGTTGTCGCTGGTCTTCGTCAGGTTCTGGGTGCCCGAGACCAGGGGCCGCAGCCTCGAAGATATCGAGAAGAGCCTCACCGGCCGCCGCGTGCGCCGCATGAGCAGCATAGCCAACCTGAAACCTCTCCCCTTCGGCGCCTGA